GACCCCTGAGGAAAGGCTGTGTCCCGCGCTCCTTGCAAGCGCCTCCGCCGCACTGCGAACCCCGAGTTACGCcctgggtggtgctggcagcccctGACTTGTGCAAATATGGCAAAAATGGTGATTTAGTTAAATGTCTCTTGTGGGATTGCATGTACAGGGCTACAGCTGAGGGAGAACTTGGCTCTGGCTCGGGAGCTGTCGAGGTGTAAATGGGAACAGGGCCCATCTTCTGCTCCAGCTGTCCCCTTTGCAGCACTCACCGGACTAAAAACACACCAGCTTCTACTTTTGGCCATGGGAATCTGATGGAGATAATCTCAGAGCAGGGCTCTTGGTTCTGCTTTTGTCCCTGACCCTGCTCAGAGGGTGCAGGTGGTGCACAGCAGAGGGGAGGGCTGGTGGCCATGTCCATATGAGCTGGGGGGTACTGGCGTGGCACAGCGGGACAGTGTCCCATGCCTGGCAGTCCTCATGTCTCCGAGCCATCTCGTGGGACGTGAGTGGCCGCCCCATGTCCATACATATCACTGCTGTCAAGCCAAACCATCGCTCGGGAAAGCTCCATTTTTGCTCGAGAAGTTAATGCTGCCTCTTTGTCCCCCCGGTCGAAGGCACCTTTCCTGAGGATGCTCCCTTCTCTCTCGGCAGGATGAAGAGAGCCCAGTTTGGCCCCCACGACTGGCTGTCTCTCCCCGTGCCAGCTGGTTCCAGTTGGCTACTGGTGGATACCTTGGAACCGGAGACTGCATACCAGTTCAGTGTCTTGGCTCAAAACAAGCTGGGTACCAGCTCCTTCAGTGAGGTGGTCACTGTGAACACTCTAGGTAGGTCCTCCACAGGcacaaggggaggagagggaagggattcAGGAGGTCCCTGGGGAGAAGTGGCCCTTTCCTTAGTCCATGTATCCTATCTGCTGGGGATGGAGACGGTGAGCAGCAGCACTAGTTCCCAGCTGCGTAGAGGGTTTGCGGAGGGTCCTGGATGAAGCTTGTAGATTTTTCTGGATGCATGAGGCTCCTGAAAGGTTGTCCCTAAGAGACAGCGTGGGAGAGCTGTACTGTACCAGTCACCTCTCAGACCTTCCTTAAGTtcagctgggggcagggaggtaTTAATGGAGCACAAAATCACTTGCGTGCGGCTCAGAGCGGGAGCTATCACAAAGCGCCTCTTGCTCGTACCTGCCTTGGGGCTGTCTCAGGCAGAAGTGGGCGGAAGCAGGAGCTTTTCTGTCGCTGCGCCTCTTTTCTTGGAGTCACTACATTGTTAGTCCTCTGCTTTTTGGGAAGCCACTTTTGTATCTCTGAGATAAGAGAGCTCACCCCCAAGATGTGCCCTAAACTCCTGGAAGgtgggacctgccactgccatgGTGGTCCATCAACCACAGTGGAGAGAGCATCCTCTGCGCTTCCCCTTGCCCCGTCTCAAAGGTGTCCCTGTGCCGTCTGCTCTGTCTCCAGCATTCCCTGTAACAACTCCAGAGCCTCTGGTGTTGGTTACCCCACCGAGGTGCCTAACAGCCAACCGGACACAGCAAGGCGTCCTCTTGTCATGGCTTCCTCCCGCTAACCACAGCTTCCCCATCGACCGCTACATCATGGAGTTCCGCGTCGCGGAGAGGTGGGAGATCTTGGACGATGGCATCCCGGGGACCGAGAGCGAGTTTTTTGCCAAGGACTTGTCCCAGGTAAGCAGAGGCTGCCCACATTGTACCTCTGGTGTTGCAGCGTGGTGTTGCAGCTCTGGGGAAGCTTTTGGGGTGGCTCAGTCCCCGTGCTGGGGTCTTCAAGGAGCTGGGCAAGGTTGGAGGCTGCGGTGGGGGACCTGACGGATGCGCTTGGTGTTTCAGGACACCTGGTACGAGTTCCGGGTCCTGGCGGTCATGCAGGATCTCATCAGTGAACCCAGCAACGTTGCTGGCGTGTCCAGTACAGGTAAGGGGTGGCTCCTTCTTCTGCCCCCAGCTGTGGGAGCATCTCTGGACAGGCTGGTTTTGGGCTTCTGCCTGAGCTGCTCAGGCTGTGAGCTGGGCTGATGGTTAGGATCAGTGTCCCGGGCACGCTGCTGGCCCCGTGCCACATCCTGAATGCAAACGGAGCAGTGGTGAGGACAAGCCGCCCCCGTTTAGTCCTTCCCGTGGAGCACGGTGTTGTCGGGCGTCCGCTGGTGCAGAGTGGCAGCACATCTCGGCTCTgcggggtgcccagggaacaAAGCTCCGACCAGGCACTGCAGAGCCTGGAAATGGGAATGAAAGGTGCAGAGAGGGAAATGTAGCACTGCAGTGCGGAGTCCGAGGATGTGGGGGGGGAAAGCTTTGCAACAGGAGACTGCAACACGCTGCAGCTTCTGCATGTACCCTGCATCCCGGTCCAGCTCGGAGGATGCTCCTTGAGCAAGGGATAGCTGAGGGCACATGATTGCGACGGGGAAGgcaagggcagcaggaggggatgcGGCAAACCCTGCTTTTATGGCTCTCGTGGAAAAACCAAGGAGCCACCCAGCTCTGCTGCGCGCAGGAATGCCGTGGTCTCTCTCTGCCCCCAAGTGGTGCCGGTGCTGTGCAGAgagcctgcctgctgcagcctgcctgctcgcctgcccttcctcctctcGCAGGATTTTTCTGATGCGCTTTGGCAGCGCTCGCGTGCGCCCTGGCCCCCGGCGGCTGCACTCCCAGGCCGAAAGCTGCTGGTCCCGGCAGGACCTGCTGGTGCGTGCAGGGTTTGCAGCCCCAGGTGGCCGCAGCTGAGGTCTGCTGCTTGTTGGGATGCGCCTCGCAGTTAGCAAAGGGGTGCCATGAGGGTTCGGAGCCCAGTTTTCATTGAAAAGCTGAAATGAAGCACTGACAAACAGGGTAAAATACCTTGAGATGCTGCAGCAGGTGATTTGGCCAGGAGACAACTGTAGGTTTGGTGCAGTTGCATTTATCCACATAAATGTGGATTTGAGGGGCATAGAGGCTTCTTCCCTGGGTGTCCATCAGCCAAGGCAAAAAGGTTTATCTGGTGCAAGGTCACTAAATCCCTTGGCAGTGCCTGCGGTGGTGCTGACTGCTCTCCCTGGGTGGGCTGGGTGGGAAGCAGGGTCTTTACTTAGAGATTATTGTTGCTGGTACCAGTTGCCTTCACGCTGTGGTGGGTCCCCGGGGGAGGCAGTGGGCAGGGGTGTGTGCATAACACCgaattgttgtggttttttttttttttgcccagacGTATTCCCTCAGCCTGACCTGACGGACGAGGGTCTAGCCCGCCCGGTGCTGGCTGGCATCGTTGCCACCATCTGCTTCCTGGCTGCTGCCATCCTCTTCAGCACACTCGCCGCCTGCTTCGTCAACAAGCAACGCAAACGCAAGCTCAAGCGCAAGAAAGGTGAGCCCCTCCCTGGTgttgcttccttcctccctcctgtctCCTCATTTCTCCTCCCTGGTTGTGTTGTGGTGGTAACCGTCTTCCCTGTCTGTCTCTTCTTCCGTCCGTGCGCGTCCTCAGGTGAAACCCTGACTTCATCCCTCGGCTGTGCCTGAAAGCGCCCGTGGTCGGGAGCGGGAGAGGCAGGGTGGGTGAAGAGGCGACAGAGAAACTAGCCTGGGATTTCCGAGGGAGCGCTCTCGCGTGGTGATAACTCCTAGAGCTGGGGGTTTAGGGCTGGGGTGTCCTCTGGGCcagagatgggggggggacacactgctCACCTCCTCGAGGTCCCCCCGGAGCTGggctctccagcagcttcctcccAGCCCGGAGCGGGCAGTGCCCCATGGCCACGCTAGGCTAGAGAAGACCTCCGCAAAGGAGACCCTGCCGCTCTGCTTCCCGAAAGCtggggctgtggctggggagctgcagagggcAGGGGAATCGGCTCCTTCTCCTCTAGCCTGTGAGACTGCGGCAGCAGGACCCTGTGACGGGAGCTGTTTGTTGTCAGCAACCATTAAAGCACTGGAGCAATGAAACCTCGGCCTCTTGTTGAGTGTCTTTTGTTGTCTTGATGTTGAGTTTGTCTTGTCTCTGTCATGTTGCGCCTCCTTAGcgttctctcttctttcccctttttattctcttccagACCCTCCTCTCTCGATAACACACTGCAGGAAGAGTTTGGAGTCCCCGTAAGTATCTGTCTTGGATGCGGTACCAGGCTGTGGGCCTTCAAGGTGCCTCCTTCCTACAGTTGTTGCAAGGCTCAAATGGAAATGTCTGACCTTGTTTGGTTGCTTCTGACGAGTTGTTTCGGGTGTTCCCTGAACTTGTGGGAACACGATGGTTCAGAAGGGAGAAACAGGTTTtggagcagaaagcagcagggacaaacGCAGCAAACTTTAAGCTAAGAAAGGACCCCGTTGGATCTACGGACATTGACCGAAGCTGGAGTTGACTGGTGGAACTCAATGACACACCCAGCTTGAAGGGGCTCCTTAGGAGAAGGGCTAGCCTGCTGCGTACGGAGTCCTTCGTGCAAGCTCGGTGTAGTTTTTGAGCcattctctgctggctcttgttttTCTTGGGAAATTCAGAGAATCTTAcacctgtatcttttcttttcccatgaaGAGTGGCCCGCTGAAGCCTCTTTCCACACATGCCCAAAGGTGGTGGATCGTGGTGCTGCAGTAGCCACAGCTCCTTGCAGAGCCCATCAAAAGCGTGTATAGCTGCTGATTAGCAGTGGGAGCATCTTCCCAATATGAGTGCGAGAGTCTGAGATGTGGACGCCTCATGCTTTGGCTCCTGGACCGTTGCAAAATGTCCCAGTGCTGTTGGGTcttaatcttgcttttttttgtttcatccaCTGCGCTGAAGTAACCATGCCTCCACTGTCTCTGTTGGATCTGCTACCTTTTGCCTTTCAATCCTGTTTGTCCGAGGCTTTCTGGATAGGGATGAGTGACCTGTTCTGATGCGGTCTGCCTTTTGAGGCTCTCAGCCTTAAGTTTGAGTGTTGAGAATGCGGGCAAAAAGTTGAAGCGATCCATCAGCATCTCCAAGTGAGATGCTGAGTTCTGCGGGAGGGGACGTTTGCCTGATGTCCCTCCTCTTGGGTGCTTTCCCGGGCATGGATAGCTCAAGTGAATGAGGAAACCTTTGAAGGAGTTGGAAGTGAGCTCTGGATCTGTCTTTGGTTCTGCTGGGGCTGCGGAGCTTGTTGCGAGGCGTTGGTGGAATTTGTTGCAAGGGCTTGGCGTGAGCTGCCTGCCCTGTAGGGGATGCTGAgagtgctgagctctgctcctgAGGAGCTGGGATGATGTACGCTGCTGGCGGTCCTCTGGCTTGTGCCGTGGCTGGGCAAGACTCTGCCATCCTGGTTAGCACCCGTAAATCTCTCCCAGCAGTTCCTCTTTTGAGAGCTTGTAGGATTTTGTTTGCTGGATCTCGCTGGCTGTTCTTCAGGGCGAGAAGACCTTCTTTCCCCTCCGGGTGACCGTCCCCTCTCTCGGTTTTTCTCCCCTGTGGTCCAGGTTGTCTTCCGGCAAGGTGAGTCCCGAGAGCATCCGCACGCTCCGTCCCCCCTCGGAGTCCTCTGATGACCAGGGCCCACAGGCCAAGCGGATGCTGAGTCCCACCAAGGAGAAGGAGCTCTCCCTTTACAAGAAGACCAAGCGAGCCATCAGCAGCAAGAAGTACAGCGTCTCCAAGGCAGAGGCCGAAGCCGAGGCCACCACCCCCATCGAGCTCATCAGCCGCGGGCCGGACGGCCGCTTTGTCATGGACCCGGCGGAGATGGAGCCCTCCCTGAAGACACGGCGGATCGAGGGCTTCCCCTTCGTGGAGGAGACGGACATGTACCCCGAGTTCAGGCAGTCGGACGAGGAGAACGATGACCCCGTCGTCCCCGCTTCCGTCACCGCCCTGAAAGCCCAGCTCACCCCTCTCTCCTCCAGCCAGGAGTCCTACCTTCAGCCACCAGCATACAGCCCCCGGTTCCACCGGGCGCTGGAGGGTCCCGGCGCCCTGCAGGCCACCGGCCAggcccgcccgccggccccccggGCTTTCCACCACCAGTTTTACGGttacctcagcagcagcagccccggggaggTGGACCCGCCGCCCTTCTACATGCCAGAAGTCAGCCCGCTGAGCTCAGTCATGTCCTCCCCACCGCTGCCCCCCGAGGGGCCCTTCGGACACCCCACCATCCCCGAGGAGAACGGGGAGAACGCCTCCAACAGCACGTTGCCCCTGGCCCAGACCCCCACGGGGGGCCGGTCCCCCGAGTCCTGGGGCAGGGCCGAGTTCCCCTTCGGCGGCCTGGAGCCGGCCCCCGCGCCGTTCCCCCACCAGCTCCAGTCCTGCGAGGCGGCCGATGGCTCCCAGCCCACCGGCTGCCTTCCTCGGgggccacctccctcctccctccaggtGGTCCCCGCGTCCTACCCGGGCATCCTGCCCCTGGAGGCACCAAAGAGCTGGACCGGCAAGTCACCCGGCAGGGGCCAACCCTCTGTGCCCACCACCACCAAGTGGCAGGACAAACCTATGCAACCCATGGGATGTCAAGGGCAGCTAAGACATACCAGCCAAGGTATGGGCATACCCGTGTTGCCTTACCACGAACCGTCCGAGCCCGTCGGCCCCAGCGGCACAAGCACATTCAGCCTGGACACCAGGTGGTACGAGCCCCAACCCCGACCTCGGCCCAGCCCTCGGCAGGTCAGGAGGGCTGAGCCCAGTTTACATCAGGTGGTGCTACAACCTTCGAGGCTTTCTCCTCTGACCCAAAGCCCCCTCAGCTCCCGCAACAGCTCCCCGGAGCTGAccgcccgcgcccggccccggccgggcctCATCCAGCAAGCGGAGGTGTCGGAAatcaccctgcagcccccggcagcgGTCAGCTTCTCCCGCAAGTCCACACCGTCCACAGGATCCCCGGCGCCGAGCAGCCGGGGAGGCAGCCCCAGCTACCGACCGACCACCGCCTTCGCCTCCGTGGCCACCGGCTACTCCGGCTCCCAGGGCTCCTCCCTGCCCGTGGACACCATGGATGTTTTCGGAGACATCCCTTCTCCGAGGAGGGCTGGCGAGGAGATTCTCCAACCGGAACCGACATCCACCACGGTAGCCGCCACGGGGTAAGTGCTTGAGCCCCGTGgtgacccccccagcccccggccccttcccggcTTCCCCCACCCTGCCTCACCCGCTCCCTCTGACTCCCTCCCCGCCATCGCCATCCCAACTCGTAGGGTCTCTCTGGGCGCGCTGCAGCATCCCTTTTGGAGACAGCGTCCCGCGGGCTTTGCTAGGAAGAGGCTGGTGCCGCGGGTTGCATGGCCGCTGCCCGAGAGAGAGCTGGGTTTTTAGGCAGGCAACCTTCCCGGTGCCGGCGGCGTGCTTGCCTCCTCCCCGGCTGCTCCCTCGCGAATTTGGGAGCGCCGTGACTTGGGGGCTACGGGCCGTCTACCAGGCAAAGAACCTGGCTCCCGGCTCACGTAGGTAAGTTGTCCTGGTGTCACTGGCGGTTGTTTCCTCTTCTAGCTGCTGGCTCTTGGCTTTCTTCGAACGTtagggccgccgccgccgcgcctctgtcttcctcctcttccttcccgcGGAGTCTAGAGAGCTTTAATGCATGACAGAAACAGCTATCACGGTCACCACCCCACCTGCaaaagggatgctgcagccccaggacGCGGGCAGGGAGAGATCAAGGACTTAGCCACACCAGCAGCAtgtcaggagaggaggaaaaataaaaataaactaaccCCAGCGGAGATCGGGAGGCTGCCGGCACGCTCAGATCCTGCCCTAAAGAGGGATGTGGCTGCACTAGACAGTAGCGGCTGGTTTTCCAGGTACCAGGGTTGCTCCAGGCAAAAAgcgtctctctctttctctatctttctctctgtatttctcctctttccctccgtCTTTCACAGCACCTTAGACCCCGTAGCCGTGCTTTCGTCCCATCCTTTCGTCTCGCTTCATTTTTGGCTTGTTGTCTGGCGGGGTTGAACCACATCACCCCCTACCCTCCGGCTTGCGGCAGAGAGGAGTTGGGGGGCCGGATGTGCCCAGCCCCGCGGAGCCGGCGCGGTCGGAGGCGTACGGAGAAGAGGTGTgcgttttggggaggggggaggcagcgtTTCACCCCGCAGCGCCCTCCGCATTTCACTCCCGCCCTCTGGTACCTGGAAGCGTTATGGCCTTAGAAAACCCCTCCGGCACGGCTGGGGTGTGGAAGGGGGGATGGAAGGAGGGCTcaggggagaggatggggagggagaggagctgaacGAGCCTCAAACGACTTCCGTGTGCCTCTGGAAAACACAGCTACGGAGCGATGCAGTTTAAGCATGTAGACGTAGGTCCACGTCTCCTAGCCAGGGCACCCCAAGGAGACCCAGCTCCAGGACAGATCCGTGTTAGAGCAGCACTGTTGTCCGTGCTTTTACGCAGTGTATCCATTCGCTTTGTTGATTATTGTTTtcgtttcttcttttcctttctcttctgtttctttccccctttcttctccaGCCTCGTTTCGTTTGTGTTTCGGTTTggtttctttccctccttttcctttggaGTTGTTGACGTGCTGATGTGTTGCGGAGCTCGGCTCCTTGCGGGTGTTGATAACTGCTTTGTTTTTGATTAATCTCAGCTATCTGGGCAGTGTTGTCGAGACAAGCTTCTCCTCAGCTCAATAGGTAAGGGTGATCCATGTCCGAAAGGATGGTGTGGGTGCTGTGGAGGGTGGCCGGGAGCGGGGCATGAGAGGGGACACGGAAGGGGCTTTTCCAATACCATCTCTTCCTTTAAAGGGGAATAAGGAATCCGAAAACACTAGGAAACACCTCTGGACGCACAGGCTCTGTGGCTTTTGGGTTTCCCCTCCCAGCAGCACGTTGCTGCTCCCCTGCCTTTGGGGAGGCGGTGGGGCTGGAGAGCATGGTGGTGGCAACCGTGTCTTCGTGTTGGGGTTTGGGATGAGCCAAACTGCTGTCTCCCTGTGGCCAGCCTTTCTTGGAGGATGGCGATACATGGCACCCTTGGCTCTGGCAGGGCTTGCGTTGGCGTGAGGGTTGTGCAGTGTTAGGGAGGTGCGTGTTGAGGTGGGGTTGTCCAGGATGATCCAAACCAGGAGGAACTCATGGTCATCCCCTGGAGTCAGGTAAAAGAGCTACATCTGGAGCAACCAGCTGCAGGCAGTGTTCTTGGAGTGGGGCTCCAAAAATCATTCTCTGGATGCAGTCCAGGACATGGAGAATTTTGTTCCCATCAGTACCTggacctgttttctttttccaagtctCCTCAATCATGGAAAATGGGAGAAGTCTTTGTTTCAAGATGGACTGTATGGTTGGCCGCAGCGTAACTAGGGTTTCAGGCTGCCAGTGAGGTGTTTTATTGTTCCTGTCACAAGCGTAGTCATACTAAAAGccctccctctctgaaatgctccTTGGAGAATCTTTATGACTTCTGACCCAGCTGTAATTAAACAGCCCTAAGCAGATCTTGAAAGACTCTCCCAAGAAAATACTTCTTGAGCTGCCTTCATGGGGTCGGTTTCCTAGATGGCCGTGGGCATCCCTGGAACTGGGATGGAGTAATCGGGGGATGTCTCTTAGACCTTAGAGGCAGAGAATGTCACTAAGACTGCTAAAGTCAGATGGGATAATAGTCATTCCTGACCCCAAGGATTGGGAACACGTGACCAGGCTGGTTATGAAAGGAGAGGTGGGATATGGGCCATGTCCAAGCTTCCTTAGAACAagtcttaaaaaaatttaagcttTGCTGCCTTGGATGAGAAGAGTCAAGGTCCTGGTCaactctctcctaacagcctgagGAGTCTTGTTGGACTGGAAAAGAGCCTCACGAGAAGGAGATGAGATGCCTAGAGAAATCAGGTAGATGTTTCCAGGAGAGGGGAATTCCTCTAGCTGATTTGAAGGGTTGTCctggggtggggagagcaggagaggggaggaaggagtgtTGAGTGTTGGCAATGGGAGCAGGTACAGGATCTGTGCTCCACAGAGGAGCCATCCTCTTGGCATGGCAAAACCCCTCCAGTTCAAGCCTTGCAGCCTCCAAAGCTCTTAAGCGCTTGGCCaccttcttctcttttcccctgttgATCCCAGAGTAGGGTGTCCCATGAGCAGCAAAGCTGGCACCAAGCTTTGGTGAGATCTGGGCTGCGCCAGATGCCTCAAGAAATGGGGAACCCCTCAGCGAGGACGTGGCCGTTTGCTCTATTCATTTTCCCTGGTGCTTCCCTGTTTCAGGAGTGTTAGGGACACGAGTGAACCTGGCTTTAGCACAGCAGAGGTGGGTCCAGGCTCATGTTGGAGTTCCATGGGGCTCTTGCACAGATACAGGCTGTCTCTGGTGTTGGGTGCTGCGGGCTGATAGGGATTCAGGAGCAGGATCACAGTTCCCAGCAGGGAACAGCCATGCATCCAACTCCGAGATGTCGCGTGAGCGACTCCAGAGTCATTATCCCCAAAAAAGGGAAGCCAGAAGAATAAATCTCACTTTAATAAGCGAGGAATCCTGTAAAGAGCCCAGCCAAGTAATTTCTTGATGATTTGGGGTCATAAAATTGTCAGTGCGTGTGGAGCGCTGGGATTTGATACCAGACCAGCCAGACTTCTGTACTGCAGTAATAAAAGCCgagaagagaagagggagaggcAGTTTGCCAGCTCGGTGGCGGCTGCAGCACGGTGGCTTTCTCTGGGTGAAGATGAGGTGGTTTTTACCAATGGGCAGGGTTAAATAATGCCGGAACTGAGTCGGCACGAGCAGTTTTCCCATCGTCTTCTCTTTGGATGCAGCACACAGTGATGCATCTCCTCATGGGGAAGAGGGGGCTGTCgtctccctgcagagggaaaccCAAAAACCACAGACAAGGCACCGAGCCCCCACGCCCCTCGGCACCACAACCTGTCCCAGGtggccccccatggcccccacgCTTTGCTGGGACAGGGCTGGCGATGCCGGGGGCTCGGGGGCTTGGCCGCAGCGTAGCGTTGAGTGATGAAGGGACGTCGGCGCCAGGCGTGCGGGAGGAGGAGCACCCCTCGCTCCCCgcttgaaagaaaacaggttcCCCTTTAAAGACTGTCCATGTGCTGATCCTCTGCATGTGTTTCATGCCTCCTCCCGCTTGGAGAAGTTGTGAGTCCGCTTGTCTGAGTgcgtttttcttttctttcttaattattattatttttttcttttcagtctctttAATTTACTTATATATTTTTCTCACTCCTGTTTTTCATttatcttcctctcttccccccccttccccatgaCTGtatctcccctcttcctctccagtCCGGCCCCTTTTCCCTCACCCTCTTTCCTCCCCCGTCAGCATGGTGAAGTCCGTTGTGTAGGTGAGTTGTGGTGTCTGCAGACCTGTAGAAGGGACCCCCTTCTCCGGTGTGACCCCCGCTGTGACCAACCCCCTTCCTCCCTCATTGCGGTgccttggcagcagcagcagcagctccggggcAAGGGGCCGTCACCGCTGTGTTTCTCTAGCACCTCTGGCACTGAAGGATCTCAAGCGATGCACGATGGCATCCCAGGATGGAGGCAGCAGCCAGCGCTGCCTCGGAGCAGAGGGGGAATTCCGACTTGCAGGGCGTCTCATGGGATCGCACAGGACTTGAGCTTGAGATGGAGCCTTGCGTAGGCGAATTGAGCTCTTCgtctgaggaggagggaagggttgAAGAACGTGGTGGCTGAGACATGGTGGGCTCTGGTCCAAGCGGATGCTCTAACTGGTCCAAGTGGATGCTCTAACATGTCTAAACTATTCCTGGGTGTCACTGTCTTGACTcaaggagaggaagaggcaggGAACATGTGTTGAGACCTCCATGAGGTGAAATACATGTATTGTGCCCTTGAATCTCCTGGATGCTTCCTCTATATGGGTTTCCACTTTTGGGTGGAAAGAGGTTGGTAATCCTTTCACGGGCCTTTTCCCTTGCATCTTCGCTTCGTATGTGGAAGGACGTTTGAAGAAGAGCAGCTGAGATGTGTGTTGGGTTGGATAGCTCTTCTCCCCTAGCTACCGCCTCCTGTCCTGGCACTCGCTGAGGTCCCTCAGTACTTTTGCAGCCTCTCCAGAACCTCTCTGTCCACGCAGTTCAGACCCTTGCTCGTTCAGAAGGATCGTCCTTTGAAGACTTGAGGAAAACTGCTGCTCCGGGTGTTTTGGCCCCTCGCGGAAGGCTTGCTTCAGGAATTCATGTGTGCTTCTTTGCTTGGCTCTGCACAGAAGTCTCTAGAAATTGTTCATCCGCCTCCCTGAACCTCTCGTCTGTTGGTGTTCAAGATATCTCTTGTGCATGGGCAGCTGCCCAAAATGCTAACTCTGGGGGCAGGAAGAAGCTTTTGGCtgagcttaaaatgaaaattaatttgaaagaatTGGAGTCCTTTGAAGAAATGAAGGGTGGGTAGAGCAGATAAAATTTGGCTGATGAGTAGCATCGCTTCGTCCTCCTCTGTATCCCTTCCTTGCCAGAGGTCAGACAGTATTTATGGTGACACATGGGTTCAGTGCGCTGGCTGTTTATGCTTGTGTGTATAAATACGAGTCCAATTATGGAGAACTAGTGGAAATGAGCTTCAGGCAATTTCCTCATAATCCCTTGCGTAAATCTGTCTGATTTTGTCAACATGCCACAGTAGCATCttcttagaaggaaaaaaaagaatggaaagagCAAGAGCCTCCTACAAGTTGAGCTTTCATAATATTAGCAGAGTTGTCCGGGTGGTGGGAACAGGAGGTAGAAGGCAGGACGGTGACAGGATGGTCAAGCTTGCCAGCATCCAGGGCTTGGCACACGTCGGCTCCATGGGAGATGGACTTGGGGCTGGAACAGTTGAGCCAAGTACGTGCATGAATGTAGCTGTTGtgcgaatcatagaatggtggcTATAAATGGGAAAAGCCTGCTATTGACCATTCAAGCAGGAATTACTGCAGGGAAGTGCCATGCTGTCGTTGGCCCTTTAGGTCACTCTGGTCTTACGCAGCCCAGCGGCTGTTGGCGTTGGTGCAGCTCAGCGGGTAGTGTCCCAACAGAGCTCGGAGCCACCGCTCGCAGCATCTCTCACAAGAGACTGGTTGCATTTGGAAAGAAGGCGTTTGAGCACTGAAGCTATACGGGCTTGTAAACGTCATCTTTCCTATGAGGGAGAGCTCTCGCTTGGATCCAGCCAGCAGAACTACCAGCTTGTCTAATGAGTTGCTTCGTCTTCGGCTGatgtgctgctctgctgggagcaggatCAGAGGCTCTCCAGGAGCATCAACGCCTTGATGTCTCTGTTGCAATGGGAAACATGAAAAGGAGCTTTTCTATACCCAGTGTCTGGGCTTCTGTTGCATCTGCTGTGCCCCAGCTGCTTCATCAGTTCACACTGCACTTTTCTTGGTGCTCTCCAATGCTGCTAGCAGAACTGAGAACCTTTGCAATCGCACACGTCTTCAAAAACaactcctcctgctccccaaggagggggaaaaatccCTTGGGAGCTCTTCCCCTGTGCCACTCCAGCTGAAGTATCACCGCTGCGGCAGCCACTTGGGATCTCAGATGCAAA
Above is a genomic segment from Chroicocephalus ridibundus chromosome 18, bChrRid1.1, whole genome shotgun sequence containing:
- the IGSF9B gene encoding protein turtle homolog B isoform X9, whose protein sequence is MSVMWCCAASGDARGSGRCGLQTEDLASPGEGSGRRGALGSREEPEFVTARAGESVILGCDVIHPLTGQPPPYVVEWFKFGVPIPIFIKFGFYPPHVDPEYAGRASLHDKASLRIDQVRSEDQGWYECKVLMLDQQYDTFHNGSWVHLTVNAPPTFTETPPQYVEAKEGSSVTLTCMAFGNPKPIVTWLREGDLLGANGKYQVSDGSLTVLSITREDRGAYTCRAYSIQGEAVHTTRLLVQGPPFIVSPPENITVNISQDALFTCQAEAYPGNLTYLWYWEEENVYFKNDLKLRVRILIDGTLIIFRVKPEDAGKYTCIPSNSLGRSPSASAYLTVQYPARVVNMPPVIYVPIGIHGYIRCPVEAEPPVTLVKWNKDGRPLRIEKYSGWNLLEDGSIRIEEATEDALGTYTCVPYNALGTMGQSPPARLVLKDPPYFTVLPGWEYRQEAGRELLIPCAAAGDPFPIIAWRKVLSKTGEPAALPRPERPEPLVVAGGVPWATQVGKPSRSKHNTLPGGTLQIRSLGKDDHGEWECIATNVVASITASTHLTVVGTSPHAPTSVHVVVAMTSANVSWEPGYDGGYEQTFSVWYGPLMKRAQFGPHDWLSLPVPAGSSWLLVDTLEPETAYQFSVLAQNKLGTSSFSEVVTVNTLAFPVTTPEPLVLVTPPRCLTANRTQQGVLLSWLPPANHSFPIDRYIMEFRVAERWEILDDGIPGTESEFFAKDLSQDTWYEFRVLAVMQDLISEPSNVAGVSSTDVFPQPDLTDEGLARPVLAGIVATICFLAAAILFSTLAACFVNKQRKRKLKRKKDPPLSITHCRKSLESPLSSGKVSPESIRTLRPPSESSDDQGPQAKRMLSPTKEKELSLYKKTKRAISSKKYSVSKAEAEAEATTPIELISRGPDGRFVMDPAEMEPSLKTRRIEGFPFVEETDMYPEFRQSDEENDDPVVPASVTALKAQLTPLSSSQESYLQPPAYSPRFHRALEGPGALQATGQARPPAPRAFHHQFYGYLSSSSPGEVDPPPFYMPEVSPLSSVMSSPPLPPEGPFGHPTIPEENGENASNSTLPLAQTPTGGRSPESWGRAEFPFGGLEPAPAPFPHQLQSCEAADGSQPTGCLPRGPPPSSLQVVPASYPGILPLEAPKSWTGKSPGRGQPSVPTTTKWQDKPMQPMGCQGQLRHTSQGMGIPVLPYHEPSEPVGPSGTSTFSLDTRWYEPQPRPRPSPRQVRRAEPSLHQVVLQPSRLSPLTQSPLSSRNSSPELTARARPRPGLIQQAEVSEITLQPPAAVSFSRKSTPSTGSPAPSSRGGSPSYRPTTAFASVATGYSGSQGSSLPVDTMDVFGDIPSPRRAGEEILQPEPTSTTVAATGCWLLAFFER